Within Amycolatopsis sp. FDAARGOS 1241, the genomic segment GAGCAGCTTCCTCATAGAGGCTCCCTGTTAGTTAGGAAAGTTTCCTTACAGTTGCGGCGTAGCGCACAGGATGCACCTCGATGCGGTGCGTGACAACTTTCTCGAGTCAGTGGTTTTCCCACCGGGTAGGGAAGGTCACGAATCTGCAGGTGGTCTGGGGAACTGGTTACGGAAGGGGGGAATTGGGGTCCCGAACAGCGGCACGTCGTGGAGGTTCTGGCGGTGCGTGTTGCGTTGCGCCGAGGTGCTGATGCGGTCCTGCGCAGGGGCGTGTCGCGCGGCGTATGCACCCCGAAGCTCAAGTGTGACTACGGCCGTACTGAAGCTTCGGATCGAGGTGCCGGGTGGGGCTGGGCGCATCCTCGGTGGGTGGTTTGGCGGCGGATTCGCAGGTAGGCGTCCGTCGGGTTGGCGGATGGTCTGGCGGTGGGTTGCGGGGCGTTGCACGTTGTGCCGGTGGGCCTAGAAGGTCGAGAACTCGCCGAGGAACCAGCGTCGGCGCTTCTTGCCGGCGAGCACGTGTTCGGCCCAAGCCTCATCGAAGTCGTGCCGCACCTCCACGCGGTGCTGCAGCCACTCGCCCCCGCGCCCTGACCCGCGCTCGCCCGTATACACCCGCGTCGCGCCGGCCGCCTTCAACCGCCCGAGCACCCGCCGGTCCACCCGCCCCTGGGGCAGTGCGTACCGGCACACCGGGCGACCGCTCAGCTCCCCCAGCACCCGCGGCGCCACGTCCAGCTCCCGGCGTAGCACGCGCTCTTCGAAGAACCGTTCGGCACCGAACCGGTCCCAGCCGTGCGAGCCGACGTCCATGCCGGCTGCCACCAGGTCGCGCAGGCCGGAACGGTCGACGAACCCGCGTGACCCGACGCGGCCGGCCAGTGGGAAGAACTCGCCCCGAAGCCCCCGTGCCACCAGTCGCGGCAGCGCGACCTCGACGTCGGACGAGTTGCCGTCGTCGAAGGTCAGCCGCACGTCCGGGCGTGACCCCACCAGGTCCAGCAGCGTCTCGAACTGGTCGACGGTGATCCAGCGTTCGTCCTCCCCCGGGTCGAGTGCTCGCTGGGGTCTGCCGATGCCGTGCACCGCGAAGTTGACCATCACACCTCGTCCCGGTTCGGACCGCTGGACCTCCTGTGTTCCGATTAATCGATGGGGCAAATGGAGTAGTTACACTATCTACACAAAGTTATTTCCGGATCTCCAAAGTGCAGCACTTCGGGCCGCCGCCGGCCTTCCGCAATTCGGAAACATCGAGGTAGACGGGTTCGTAGCCGCGGGCGACCAGCTGCGCACCGAGCCCGGTGGCCTCCAGCGGCAGCACGACGTTGCGCCCGTCGGACACCCCGTTCAGCCCGAAGCACTCGGCGTCGGCCGCCGTGGCGATCACCGCGTCGGGGAACAGCCGGCGCAGCACGCGCTGGGAGCCGGGCGAGAAGGCCGCCGGGTAGTACGCGACCTGGGCCGGCGCGGTGTCGGTGTCGGCGTCGGCCTCGGTGAGCACGAACAGCGCCGTGTCGAGGTGGTAGTAGCGCGGGTCGACCAGGTTCAGCGACACCACGGGCACGCCGAGCACCTCCTGCGCCTCCGCGTGCGCGGCGGGGTCGGTGCGGAAACCGGTGCCGGCGAGCAGCAGCTTGCCCGTCCAGGCGAAGTCGCCCTCGGCTTCGTTGATCCGCTCCGGCATCGTGAGGTCGCGGTAGCCGTGCTCGACGAACCAGCGGCGGAAGTGCTCGGCCTCGGCCGCGCGCTGTGGTGCCCGGAAACGCGAGCCGAGCACGCGCCCGTCGACGACCGTGCCCGAGTTCGCGGCGAACACCATGTCCGGCAGCCCCGGCTGCGGCTCGATCTCCTCGACCGTGTGACCGAGGCGGCGGTAGGTGTCGCGCAGCTCGGTCCACTGCGCCACGGCGACGTCGGCGCTGACCGGCTGGGTCGGGTCCATCCAGGGGTTGATCACGTAGTCCACCGCGAAGAACCGCGGCGGGCACATCAGATAACGGCGGGTGGTGGGCACGCGCTGCACAGACTCTGCCTGCATGAGTGCAGAGTAAGTTCGGCCCAATTCGCAATCAATCGCTGTTCGCTGCGCACATACCTGCTAAACATTGCGTGTGAACACCATCGACCAGCGAATCGTTTCCTGCCTGGTGGCGAACGCGCGCTCCAGCTACGCGGAGATCGGGAAAGTTGTCGGACTGTCCGCTCCGGCGGTCAAACGCCGAGTCGACCGGCTGTTGGAAACGGGCGTACTGCGCGGCTTCACGGCTGTGGTCGACCCCGAAGCGCTCGGCTGGGGCACCGAGGCGTTCGTCGAGGTCCACTGCCAGGGCAACGTGGCGCCCGGGCGCATCCGCGCGCGGCTTGAACCACTGCCGGAGGTCGTCGCCGCATACACCGTCTCCGGAGCGGCGGACGCGATCGTCCACCTCCGCGCCGCCGACATCCACCACCTCGAGACGGCGCTCGAGCGGCTGCGCGGACTCGAGATCGTCGACCGGACCGTGTCGACCGTCGTACTGTCCCGCTTGTTGGAACGGCCGCCGAATCCGCAGTCCTGAACCGGCCCTTGGCGCTCATCGGAACTCCGATCGGCCGGGTCCCCCTTCGAATTGTTCCCACATCCCGGGAAATTTGTGCAGCGCCGGGCCATCCGGTGTGCTGTGCGCGGCCGTTCCAGGACCCGACCCGGCCGGTTTACACCAACAGTGGGAGACGCGCGTCACTCCGGTTCGCCTGGAAATACCGTTACCATCGGTTACAGGTAACACAAACCGCCCGGTCCGCCACCGCGCCGAGCAGTTTCGGAGTCCGGGTACCCCACACTTCGGCAACTCCCGAGTCCCCGACGAGTAACCTCGGGAGTGGCCTGGTGATCCAGCCGACATCGCCGGGCGGGCGTTTTCCCCGGGGGCCGACCCGGGGTCGCAGCACGTCGGGAGAGAGGGATTCCCTGACCCATGAGCACGAGTTCGAACGGCGGTCCTGGGGGCGCAGCGGCCGGCAACGGCCACGCCGCCTTGACCAACTCGAGGTCCACCGAAGTCAGCAAACTGGACCGGGTGGTCATCCGGTTCGCCGGTGACTCAGGCGACGGTATGCAGCTGACCGGCGACCGGTTCACCTCGGAGGCCGCGGCCTTCGGCAACGACCTGTCGACGATGCCGAACTTCCCGGCCGAGATCCGGGCCCCGCAGGGCACGATCCCCGGCGTCTCGTCGTTCCAGGTGCACTTCGCGGACTACGACATCCTCACGCCGGGCGACCGGCCGGA encodes:
- the ddaH gene encoding dimethylargininase is translated as MCPPRFFAVDYVINPWMDPTQPVSADVAVAQWTELRDTYRRLGHTVEEIEPQPGLPDMVFAANSGTVVDGRVLGSRFRAPQRAAEAEHFRRWFVEHGYRDLTMPERINEAEGDFAWTGKLLLAGTGFRTDPAAHAEAQEVLGVPVVSLNLVDPRYYHLDTALFVLTEADADTDTAPAQVAYYPAAFSPGSQRVLRRLFPDAVIATAADAECFGLNGVSDGRNVVLPLEATGLGAQLVARGYEPVYLDVSELRKAGGGPKCCTLEIRK
- a CDS encoding polysaccharide deacetylase family protein, with the protein product MVNFAVHGIGRPQRALDPGEDERWITVDQFETLLDLVGSRPDVRLTFDDGNSSDVEVALPRLVARGLRGEFFPLAGRVGSRGFVDRSGLRDLVAAGMDVGSHGWDRFGAERFFEERVLRRELDVAPRVLGELSGRPVCRYALPQGRVDRRVLGRLKAAGATRVYTGERGSGRGGEWLQHRVEVRHDFDEAWAEHVLAGKKRRRWFLGEFSTF
- a CDS encoding Lrp/AsnC family transcriptional regulator, coding for MNTIDQRIVSCLVANARSSYAEIGKVVGLSAPAVKRRVDRLLETGVLRGFTAVVDPEALGWGTEAFVEVHCQGNVAPGRIRARLEPLPEVVAAYTVSGAADAIVHLRAADIHHLETALERLRGLEIVDRTVSTVVLSRLLERPPNPQS